A portion of the Flavobacterium limnophilum genome contains these proteins:
- a CDS encoding DUF4133 domain-containing protein — protein MSHYNINKGIGRTVEFKGLKAQYLFIFAGGLLGILILVMVLYMVGINSYMCLIIGIGGGSILTWQTFSLNKKYGEHGLMKVGARKRHPRYIICRKTVQRYFKLTSKSFKR, from the coding sequence ATGAGTCATTACAATATCAATAAGGGCATTGGAAGAACGGTGGAGTTCAAGGGGCTCAAAGCACAATACCTTTTTATTTTCGCTGGCGGACTGCTAGGTATTCTCATTCTAGTTATGGTATTGTACATGGTCGGCATTAATTCTTATATGTGTCTGATTATTGGCATTGGAGGAGGATCAATCCTCACATGGCAGACCTTCTCCTTGAACAAAAAGTATGGAGAACACGGATTGATGAAAGTGGGTGCACGCAAAAGACATCCCCGTTACATCATTTGCCGTAAAACTGTTCAACGCTATTTCAAATTGACCTCTAAATCCTTCAAGCGATGA
- a CDS encoding DUF4134 domain-containing protein, with the protein MKNQRKKVLLSAVIMLTGLGAFAQGNGTAGITEATQMVTSYFDPATQLIYAIGAVVGLIGGVKVYNKFSSGDQDTSKTAASWFGACIFLIVAATILRSFFL; encoded by the coding sequence ATGAAAAATCAAAGAAAAAAAGTTTTGCTGTCGGCTGTAATTATGCTGACGGGTCTTGGTGCATTTGCACAAGGAAATGGTACTGCAGGAATTACCGAGGCTACCCAAATGGTAACCTCTTATTTTGATCCTGCCACACAGCTTATCTATGCCATCGGAGCGGTAGTGGGCCTCATTGGAGGTGTCAAGGTGTATAATAAATTCAGTAGCGGCGATCAAGATACCAGCAAGACAGCAGCGAGTTGGTTTGGAGCTTGCATCTTTCTCATCGTGGCCGCCACAATCTTACGTTCCTTCTTCCTATAA
- a CDS encoding ThiF family adenylyltransferase has translation MLQQLINHSPDLKRLQDEGYELEVKGGYLLIHHIPYVTHLREIKYGILVSELSLANSQRTIKPSTHVINFIGEYPCNADGSIITAIQHANQQNLGHGIVINFSFSNKPQSGYLDYYEKVSTYSKIISSPAKNIDTLVTEKTFRIRENAIDTDVFQYIDTNSGRAKINLINEKVKGQKIAIIGLGGTGAYILDLLSKTPVNEIHLYDGDVFSQHNAFRSPGAAGKEDLDTVPSKVDYYYNQYSKIHQKITAHHSYVSKENLEKLLTMSFVFICIDNDVSRKLIIQFLLKNNISFIDVGLGVNVVDDTLIGTVRVTTGTNEKNNHLVDRIPFVDEGNNDYNTNIQIAELNCLNAVLAVIKWKKLSGFYQDLREEHHSTYSINVNQLTSDDVTA, from the coding sequence ATGTTACAGCAACTAATAAATCATAGTCCCGACCTTAAAAGGTTACAAGATGAAGGTTATGAACTTGAGGTTAAAGGTGGATATTTACTTATCCACCATATACCTTATGTAACTCATCTTCGAGAAATCAAATACGGTATTTTGGTTAGTGAATTGTCGTTGGCTAATAGTCAAAGGACTATTAAGCCAAGTACACACGTTATCAATTTTATTGGTGAATATCCATGTAATGCAGATGGTAGTATTATCACAGCTATTCAACATGCTAATCAACAAAACCTTGGTCATGGGATTGTGATTAATTTTTCCTTTTCCAACAAACCACAAAGTGGTTATCTTGATTATTATGAAAAAGTATCTACTTATAGCAAAATTATAAGTTCACCCGCTAAAAACATTGATACGTTAGTTACTGAAAAGACTTTTAGGATAAGAGAAAACGCAATTGATACTGATGTTTTTCAATATATTGACACTAATTCCGGTAGAGCGAAAATTAACCTTATTAATGAAAAAGTTAAAGGACAAAAAATCGCTATCATTGGATTAGGTGGAACCGGTGCTTACATTCTGGATTTACTTTCAAAAACCCCTGTGAATGAAATTCATCTTTATGATGGCGATGTATTTTCGCAACATAATGCATTTCGCTCTCCAGGAGCTGCCGGAAAGGAGGATTTAGATACTGTGCCATCAAAGGTTGACTATTATTATAATCAGTACTCAAAAATTCATCAAAAAATTACTGCACATCATAGTTATGTTTCAAAAGAAAATTTGGAAAAATTACTAACTATGTCTTTTGTATTTATATGTATTGATAATGATGTTTCCAGAAAGTTGATTATCCAATTTTTGTTAAAAAATAATATTTCTTTTATAGATGTTGGACTTGGTGTAAACGTTGTTGATGATACACTTATTGGGACTGTTAGAGTTACTACTGGTACGAATGAAAAAAACAATCATTTAGTTGATAGAATTCCATTTGTTGATGAAGGCAATAACGATTACAACACTAACATTCAAATTGCAGAGTTAAATTGTTTAAATGCCGTTTTAGCAGTAATTAAATGGAAAAAACTCAGTGGTTTTTATCAAGATTTACGAGAAGAGCATCACAGCACTTACTCTATTAATGTTAATCAATTGACAAGTGATGATGTTACAGCATAA
- a CDS encoding DUF6527 family protein yields the protein MMLQHKFVEFIPEQLEDGILYISFTYCTAIHKCVCGCGNEVVTPFSPNDWKMTFDGKTISLSPSIGNWNFDCKSHYWIRNSEIIYARKWTDEEIKVGHEKPKKKKKKSFSKWWKKKK from the coding sequence ATGATGTTACAGCATAAATTTGTAGAGTTCATACCTGAACAATTGGAAGATGGAATATTGTATATTTCATTTACTTATTGTACAGCCATACATAAATGCGTGTGTGGCTGTGGTAATGAGGTTGTCACACCTTTTTCTCCTAATGATTGGAAAATGACTTTTGATGGCAAAACTATCAGCTTATCGCCTTCTATTGGAAATTGGAATTTTGATTGCAAATCTCATTATTGGATTAGAAATAGTGAAATTATTTACGCTAGAAAATGGACTGACGAAGAAATTAAAGTTGGTCATGAAAAACCAAAAAAGAAAAAGAAAAAATCTTTTTCAAAATGGTGGAAGAAGAAAAAGTAA